A genomic segment from Nicotiana sylvestris chromosome 1, ASM39365v2, whole genome shotgun sequence encodes:
- the LOC138869791 gene encoding uncharacterized protein has protein sequence MLRKCPHHGIQDPDILYIFYHGLKPSTRNVIDAISGGSIMSKTIAEAMQLLNEILKNIIQWPFDRMMVKKAAGVNQVEAWNSLAQQIATLTQKVEAFQVNTQSSSQLENCDVCGGNHPNHECQTSTQKEEHVSMIGYRNNYSFGSPMAQKHPGFQWSNPNGAENPQGVFNQNQHQPHRAHQQSLEDLMYKFIKATYEKVESQHSTIKNLEIQVSQLATLISEQIKGALPSNTEKNPKEHLKAISLWSGKTLDDPYVDRQGKPQEVKHVNEGENKIDPELLKEQKDKGKKVQENELMTNPYSVPLPFPQKLKRKKLDKQFSKFLEILKQLYINIPFTDALKKMPAYAKFLKEILLTKRKLEEVLVVKLTEKYSAILQNKLLQKLGNPCSFTIPCTLGGAHFEKALCDSGASINLMPFSIFRKLELGEMKDTGVSLQLPDQSTKKLKGILENVLVRVDKFIFPVDFIVLEMEENTKVPLILGRPFLAIGRAIIDVRQG, from the coding sequence ATGTTAAGAAAATGTCCACACCATGGTATCCAAGATCCTGAtatcttatatattttttatcaTGGTCTTAAACCATCTACTAGAAATGTTATTGATGCAATATCAGGAGGATCCATAATGAGCAAAACCATTGCAGAAGCTATGCAATTGCTTaatgaaattttaaaaaatattattcaaTGGCCCTTTGACAGAATGATGGTTAAAAAAGCAGCAGGAGTGAATCAAGTGGAAGCTTGGAATTCATTAGCGCAACAAATTGCAACTCTAACACAAAAAGTTGAGGCCTTTCAAGTAAATACTCAATCATCATCTCAACTTGAGAATTGTGACGTTTGTGGAGGTAATCATCCCAATCATGAATGTCAAACTTCAACACAAAAAGAGGAACATGTAAGTATGATCGGTTATAGAAATAATTACTCATTCGGTAGTCCCATGGCACAAAAACATCCAGGATTTCAATGGAGTAATCCTAATGGTGCTGAAAATCCTCAAGGAGTTTTTAATCAAAATCAGCACCAGCCCCACAGAGCTCATCAACAAAGCCTTGAAGACCTGATGTACAAATTCATTAAGGCTACTTACGAGAAGGTTGAAAGTCAACATTCAACTATCAAGAATTTGGAAATTCAGGTAAGCCAATTAGCAACCCTCATATCTGAGCAAATAAAAGGTGCTTTACCAAGTAACACCGAGAAAAATCCAAAGGAACACCTCAAAGCCATCTCTCTATGGTCAGGTAAAACTCTTGATGATCCATATGTAGATAGACAAGGAAAGCCACAAGAAGTGAAACACGTAAATGAAGGTGAGAATAAAATAGACCCTGAACTTCTAAAAGAacaaaaagataaaggaaaaaaagtACAAGAAAATGAATTGATGACAAATCCTTACTCTGTACCCCTTCCATTTCCCCAaaagctaaaaagaaaaaagCTTGACAAACAGTTCTCAAAGTTTCTAGAAATTTTAAAACAGCTTTACATTAACATACCTTTTACAGATGCTTTGAAGAAAATGCCGGCCTATGCTAAATTTCTTAAAGAAATTTTGTTAACTAAAAGAAAACTGGAAGAAGTTTTAGTAGTTAAGCTTACAGAAAAATATAGtgctatacttcaaaataagctTCTACAGAAACTTGGTAATCCATGCAGTTTTACAATTCCTTGTACTTTGGGAGGTGCTCACTTTGAAAAAGCATTATGTGATTCAGGTGCTTCAATAAATCTAATGCCTTTTTCAATTTTCAGGAAATTAGAACTTGGTGAAATGAAGGACACTGGTGTGTCTCTACAATTGCCTGATCAAAGTACTAAAAAACTGAAAGGAATACTTGAAAATGTCCTTGTTAGAGTtgataaatttatatttccagtagattttatagtacttgaaatggaagaaaatactAAGGTGCCATTAATTTTAGGCAGACCATTTCTTGCAATAGGAAGAGCAATAATTGATGTTCGTCAAGGATAA